In Helianthus annuus cultivar XRQ/B chromosome 3, HanXRQr2.0-SUNRISE, whole genome shotgun sequence, a single window of DNA contains:
- the LOC110930994 gene encoding GDP-mannose 3,5-epimerase 2, with the protein MGTTSDTKYGSFTYENLEREPYWPSEKLRVSITGAGGFIASHIARRLKTEGHYIIASDWKKNEHMSEDMFCHEFHLVDLRVMDNCLKVTENVDHVFNLAADMGGMGFIQSNHSVIMYNNTMISFNMLEAARISGVKRFFYASSACIYPEFKQLETNVSLKESDAWPAEPQDAYGLEKLATEELCRHYTKDFGIECRIGRFHNIYGPFGTWKGGREKAPAAFCRKALTATDKFEMWGDGLQTRSFTFIDECVEGVLRLTKSDFREPVNIGSDEMVSMNEMAEIVLSFEDKKLPIHHIPGPEGVRGRNSDNTLIKEKLGWAPTMRLKDGLRITYFWIKEQIEKERGEGFDLSVYGSSKVVGTQAPVQLGSLRAADGKE; encoded by the exons ATGGGGACAACAAGTGACACTAAATACGGGTCATTCACCTACGAGAATCTCGAGAGGGAGCCATACTGGCCGTCTGAAAAGCTTAGGGTTTCCATAACCGGGGCGGGTGGATTCATCGCATCACACATTGCTAGACGTTTGAAAACCGAGGGGCATTACATTATTGCTTCTGACTGGAAGAAAAACGAGCACATGTCGGAAGACATGTTTTGTCACGAGTTTCATCTTGTTGATCTTCGTGTGATGGATAATTGTCTGAAAGTGACGGAAAACGTCGATCATGTGTTTAATTTGGCTGCTGATATGGGTGGTATGGGGTTCATTCAGTCGAATCATTCGGTTATTATGTATAATAACACTATGATTAGCTTTAACATGCTTGAGGCTGCCAGAATCAGCGGAGTCAAGAG GTTTTTCTACGCCTCTAGTGCTTGCATTTACCCTGAGTTTAAGCAGTTGGAAACCAATGTGAGCTTGAAGGAATCCGACGCGTGGCCTGCTGAG CCTCAAGATGCTTACGGTTTGGAGAAACTAGCGACCGAGGAATTGTGCAGGCACTACACTAAAGATTTTGGAATCGAGTGCCGAATTGGACGTTTTCATAACATTTATGGACCATTTGGCACATGGAAAG GTGGAAGGGAGAAAGCACCGGCTGCTTTTTGCAGAAAAGCGCTTACGGCAACTGATAAGTTTGAAATGTGGGGAGACGGGCTACAAACCCGATCGTTTACCTTCATTGATGAATGTGTTGAAGGTGTCTTAAG ATTGACAAAATCAGACTTTCGTGAGCCCGTTAATATCGGAAGTGATGAGATGGTAAGCATGAATGAAATGGCTGAAATTGTTCTCAGTTTTGAGGATAAGAAGCTCCCGATTCATCACATTCCGGGACCCGAAGGTGTACGTGGTAGAAACTCGGATAACACTTTGATTAAGGAAAAGCTTGGGTGGGCCCCTACCATGAGATTAAAg GATGGATTGAGAATCACATATTTCTGGATCAAGGAACAAATTGAGAAAGAAAGAGGTGAAGGTTTCGACCTATCGGTTTACGGGTCGTCGAAAGTGGTCGGTACCCAAGCGCCAGTCCAGCTCGGGTCTCTCAGGGCCGCCGACGGCAAAGAATAA
- the LOC110930996 gene encoding 3-ketoacyl-CoA synthase 11: MADSHQQPASGPTASAASSLPNFLVSVKLKYVKLGYHYLITHGMYLLLTPLLAVVSVHLSTLTTRDVIHLWEQLRFNLVTVVICSVLTVFLATVYFMSRPRKVYLVDFAAYKPEDARMVTREIFIDRSTQTGMFTEENLAFQKKILERSGLGQKTYFPDAVLQVPPNPCMAEARKEAEIVMFGAIDDLLAKTGMKAKDIGILIVNCSLFCPTPSLSSMIVNHYKLRGNIMSYNLGGMGCSAGLIAIDLAKQLLQVNPNSYALVVSTENITLNWYHGNNRSMLVSNCLFRMGGAAVLLSNRSSDRRRSKYQLIHTVRTHKGADDRCYNCVFQEEDENKKIGVALSKDLMAVAGEALKTNITTLGPLVLPMSEQILFFMTLVARKVFQMKIKPYIPDFKLAFEHFCIHAGGRAVLDELEKNLELSDWHMEPSRMTLNRFGNTSSSSLWYELAYSEAKGRIRKGDRSWQIAFGSGFKCNSAVWKALRTINPAKEKNPWTDEINDFPVHVPKIEKIGS; this comes from the exons ATGGCAGATTCACATCAACAACCGGCTTCGGGGCCAACCGCCTCAGCCGCTTCATCTCTACCCAATTTCCTTGTTTCTGTAAAACTAAAATATGTAAAATTAGGCTACCATTACTTGATCACACACGGTATGTACCTATTATTAACCCCTCTCTTAGCCGTAGTCTCGGTCCACTTATCGACGCTCACAACACGCGATGTTATCCATTTATGGGAGCAGCTTCGGTTCAATTTAGTCACTGTGGTCATTTGCTCGGTGTTAACGGTGTTTTTAGCCACAGTCTACTTCATGAGTAGACCAAGGAAGGTGTACCTTGTGGATTTCGCCGCTTATAAACCCGAAGATGCCCGAATGGTGACTCGGGAAATATTTATAGACCGGTCGACTCAAACGGGGATGTTTACTGAAGAGAATTTAGCGTTTCAGAAGAAGATTTTGGAACGATCGGGTTTAGGGCAGAAGACGTACTTTCCTGATGCGGTTTTGCAAGTTCCGCCTAACCCGTGTATGGCGGAAGCGAGGAAAGAGGCGGAGATAGTGATGTTTGGAGCTATAGATGACTTGTTGGCGAAAACCGGAATGAAAGCTAAGGATATTGGGATATTGATAGTGAATTGTAGCTTGTTTTGTCCAACACCTTCATTGAGTTCAATGATTGTGAACCATTATAAGCTTAGAGGGAATATTATGAGCTATAATCTTGGTGGAATGGGTTGTAGTGCTGGATTGATTGCCATTGATCTTGCAAAGCAACTTCTACAG GTAAACCCTAATTCGTACGCACTGGTTGTCAGCACAGAAAACATAACCCTAAACTGGTACCATGGCAACAACAGATCAATGCTTGTATCCAACTGCTTATTCCGAATGGGAGGAGCTGCAGTGTTGCTATCAAACCGCTCCTCAGACCGCCGTCGTTCAAAATACCAACTCATCCACACTGTCCGCACACACAAAGGTGCAGACGACAGGTGTTACAACTGTGTGTTCCAAGAAGAAGATGAGAACAAAAAAATAGGTGTAGCACTTTCAAAAGACCTCATGGCGGTCGCCGGTGAAGCCCTTAAGACGAACATCACCACGCTCGGACCACTCGTTCTTCCAATGTCCGAACAAATCTTGTTTTTCATGACATTGGTTGCAAGAAAAGTGTTCCAGATGAAGATCAAACCCTACATTCCGGACTTCAAACTGGCATTTGAGCATTTTTGCATTCATGCAGGAGGAAGGGCTGTTCTTGATGAGTTAGAAAAGAATCTTGAATTATCTGACTGGCATATGGAACCATCTAGGATGACTCTAAATAGGTTTGGTAACACTTCGAGTAGTTCGTTATGGTACGAGTTAGCGTACTCCGAGGCCAAGGGTCGGATCCGAAAGGGTGATCGATCGTGGCAAATTGCTTTCGGGTCTGGTTTTAAGTGTAATAGTGCGGTGTGGAAAGCGTTGAGGACGATTAATCCGGCTAAGGAGAAAAATCCTTGGACTGATGAGATTAATGATTTCCCGGTTCATGTTCCGAAGATTGAGAAGATTGGCTCGTAA